Proteins found in one Methanospirillum hungatei JF-1 genomic segment:
- a CDS encoding DNA-directed RNA polymerase subunit K, translating to MQTYTRYEKARIVGARALQISMGAPILIATSSIDPLEIAMEEFDREVIPITVKRR from the coding sequence ATGCAAACTTATACTCGCTATGAGAAGGCGCGGATTGTCGGCGCCCGGGCACTTCAGATATCTATGGGTGCCCCGATCCTCATTGCCACCTCAAGTATTGATCCACTTGAGATAGCGATGGAGGAATTCGACCGTGAGGTTATTCCGATAACAGTGAAACGGAGATAG
- a CDS encoding DNA-directed RNA polymerase subunit N, with protein MIPVRCFTCGKVISTAYEEFKRRRDASEDPKRILDDLGMDRYCCRRMLLTHKEIIDELNPYQ; from the coding sequence ATGATACCGGTTCGCTGTTTCACCTGCGGAAAGGTAATCTCCACTGCATACGAGGAATTTAAACGCCGTCGGGATGCGAGCGAGGATCCAAAAAGGATCCTCGACGATCTCGGAATGGATCGGTATTGTTGCCGGCGTATGTTACTCACGCACAAGGAGATTATTGACGAACTTAACCCATACCAATGA
- a CDS encoding 30S ribosomal protein S9, translating into MMRIINTSGKRKTAVARATFRPGKGVVRINSLLLDVFSTELARMKISEPLQLLPGVLEGVDVSIKVAGGGIMGQAEAARTALARGIVKWHNDPRMKDVYHVYDRSLLVNDSRQKEAKKPHGRGARKKFQKSYR; encoded by the coding sequence CTGATGAGAATAATCAATACCAGTGGAAAGAGAAAAACCGCGGTTGCACGGGCAACATTCCGGCCTGGTAAAGGGGTAGTTCGTATCAACTCCCTGCTGCTTGATGTGTTCTCCACCGAGCTTGCCAGAATGAAGATATCCGAACCACTCCAGCTGCTTCCAGGTGTGCTGGAGGGAGTGGATGTCTCCATCAAGGTGGCCGGCGGAGGTATCATGGGGCAGGCAGAAGCTGCACGTACAGCCCTGGCCAGGGGAATTGTCAAGTGGCATAATGATCCCCGTATGAAAGACGTATATCACGTGTATGATCGCAGTCTGCTCGTGAATGACTCACGTCAGAAAGAAGCAAAGAAGCCACATGGTCGTGGGGCACGGAAGAAATTCCAGAAGTCATACCGGTGA
- a CDS encoding 50S ribosomal protein L13 — translation MVVVIDGDGLLLGRLASNVAKRALAGEEIAVVNAEKAVISGNRARVLGNYKQKRQRGSREGGPFFPRRPDHILKRTIRGMIPYKRERGIEAMKRIRIYVGVPDELSGQPFETIEDASKKRLGNPSHVTLGAVSTFLGAKY, via the coding sequence ATGGTAGTAGTAATTGACGGTGATGGCCTGCTTCTCGGAAGACTTGCCAGCAATGTTGCAAAGCGTGCCCTTGCAGGTGAAGAGATAGCAGTGGTTAATGCTGAAAAGGCAGTGATATCAGGAAACCGTGCACGGGTTCTTGGCAACTACAAGCAGAAACGCCAGCGCGGTTCTCGCGAAGGTGGTCCGTTTTTCCCACGAAGACCGGACCATATTCTGAAACGTACCATTCGTGGTATGATTCCCTATAAGCGTGAGCGGGGAATTGAGGCCATGAAGCGGATCAGAATCTATGTTGGTGTCCCGGATGAGTTATCCGGACAGCCATTTGAAACGATTGAGGATGCAAGCAAGAAGCGGCTGGGTAACCCGTCACATGTGACACTTGGTGCAGTCAGCACGTTCCTTGGAGCAAAATACTGA
- a CDS encoding 50S ribosomal protein L18e, translating to MTRRNDKSNPRLAELIRLLKQTSRENEVEIWSDIASRLEKSRKNYAEVNVSKINRYAQEGETLIVPGKVLGSGVVEAGVTVAALSFSDAAVSKITEAKGQCISIEQLLSQNPKGSRTRILR from the coding sequence ATGACCAGAAGGAATGATAAGTCCAATCCGCGCCTTGCCGAACTCATCAGACTCCTGAAGCAGACGTCGCGTGAGAACGAAGTTGAGATCTGGAGCGATATCGCATCCAGGCTTGAGAAGTCGCGGAAGAACTACGCGGAAGTAAACGTCAGCAAGATTAACCGGTATGCACAGGAAGGGGAGACCCTGATTGTTCCGGGTAAGGTGCTTGGGAGCGGAGTTGTAGAGGCAGGCGTGACAGTTGCTGCACTGAGCTTTTCAGATGCTGCAGTAAGCAAGATCACTGAGGCAAAGGGGCAGTGCATCAGCATTGAACAGCTGCTCTCCCAGAACCCGAAGGGAAGCAGGACAAGGATACTGAGGTAG